The Myxococcus virescens DNA segment GGGGCTTCTCGCCCACATCCCTCGCCTTCCCCTTCGGCTCGAACGACGCGGTGGTGAACCAGACGGCAGCGGCGTGCGGATACAACGCCGCGCGCGACGTGCGGGGCCTGGTGGACACGTGTGGCTCCTGCCCCACGGCCGAGACAATTCCTCCGCTCGATCCCTACGAAATCCGCACGCCAGCGACGGTGACGCGCGACGACGGACTGGAGCAGTTGCAGGCGTGGGTCACCTCGACGGAGGCCGCGGGGGGCGGCTGGGTGGTTGTCGTCTTCCACTTCGTGGAGCCGGACTGCACCAAGCACACCTACTGCGTGAAGCCCGACGTCCTCCGGGAGTTCATGGGCTGGCTCTCGCAGCGGGCTCCGATGGGGACAGAGGTGCGCACGATGCAGGACATCCTGGGCGGTGCGGCGCGGCCCGCGGTGCACCCCGTGTCCCTGCCGCCCACGGCCACGCTGAAGAATCCCTCGCTCGAGGACGACGCGAACGCCGACGGCGTGCCCGACTGCTGGCAGCTGGGTCCCACTCACGGTGGCGCCGTGCGCGCCGAGCGCTCCGCCGAGGCGCACAGCGGCGCCTGGTCCTACCGGCTCGAGCGCGTGGAAGCCTCCGGGGGCGCCGCCTCGCTCCAGGTGCTGCGCGACGACGGCACCTGCGCACCGGCCGTGACGCCTGGGGGCGGTTCGCGGGTGAGCGTCTGGTACCGCTCCAGTACGCCGCTGCACCTGGAGGCGGCCGTGAAGGGGACGGATGGGACGTGGAAGGTGTGGAACCGCGGCCCGAGCCTGCCACCCGCGGAGGCCTGGACGGAGGCGTCGTGGGAGCTGCCCATCGCGTTGCCGGCCGACGCGTTCGAACTGAGCGTGGGCGTCGCCCTGGAAGGGGTGGGATGGGCGCTGGTGGACGACTTCGGGCTGGCGGATGCGACGGCGCCCGCGGCGCGACTGGTGCTGGACGCACCGACCGGCGGAGAAGACTTCGTCGTGGGCCAGGACGTGGAGGTGAGGTGGTCCACGCTCGGCGAGGTGCGGACGCTGGACGTGGCGTACTCCACGGAGGCGAGCGCCAGTTGGGTGCCGGTAGCCACTTCAGTGGAGAACACGGGGCACCTCATCTGGCGCGTGCCCGACGTGCCGAGCCATGAGGCGCTGCTGCGCGTCGCCAGCACCGAGGATGGAACGGTATCGGGCACGAGCGCGCCCTTCCGCATCCTGGCAGGGGCCCCGCAGCCGGGCATCGTGGAGACGCCACCTGGGGAACAGCCGCCAGGGGAGCAGCCTCCCGAGGAGGACCTTGGTGACGGGCAGGTGAATGGCGCGAGCGGTGGCTGCGGGGGATGTGAGGGCGGGGGAACGGGGCAACTGTTTCTCGCGGTGGTCGGCGGACTCTTCGCCCTCTCGCGTTCGCGAGCCAGGAGGAGGCAGCGGAAAGAGTGACGTCTGAGGTAACGGAGCGCGGCCCCTCCACCGGCGCCGCGCTCCACCTGACTGGCCGGCCCCCGCGATGCCCACGCCGAAGGTCAGCGTCACTCGACTTCGCTCGAAAAGCGCGGCTAGAAGAGGCGATGGGGACATTCACACATCGAACCGCGCTCGTGACGGGGGCTGCTTCTGGCATCGGGCTGGCGACGGCGCGACATCTGGCAGCGGAAGGTGCCACACGGCTGATTCTGGTCGACCTCGCGCAGGAGGCATTGGAGGCGGTGACGCTTCCATGCGCGGTCGACCGGGCCGTGGGGGATGTGCGAGACGAGGCATTCTGGGAGGCGCTGGCGCCAAGGCTGGCGGGGCTTGACCATGCCGTGGTCAACGCGGGTGTCGCGGGGGCAGCGACCATCGTCGACCATGGCTTCGACGAATGGCGGCGCATCCTGTCCATCAATCTGGACGGTGCGTTCCTGACGCTGCGCGCTGCGATGCGCGCGATGCGGGGGCGTGGTGGCTCCATCGTCGCGACGGCGTCCGCGGCGGGCGTGAAGCCCGAGCCTGGCGTCGCGGCGTATGGCGCGTCGAAGGCGGCGTTGATTCACCTGGTGAAGGTGGCGGCGAAGGAAGGCGCGGCTGATCGAATCCGTGTCAACGCCATTGCGCCCGCGGGCGTCGAGACCCCGGTATGGGATGCCGTCCCCATGTTCGCGGAACGCGTGGCGCAGGTCGGGCGCGATGCGGCGTTCGCCGAGCTCGCCGCCCTGGCGACGCCCCTGGGCCGCTATGCCAGGCCGGAGGAGGTCGCGCGCCAGATTGGCTTCCTGCTGTCGGATGACTGCGCGCTGATGACAGGCACGACCTTGCTGAGCGACGGCGGCTACACGCTCTGAGTACGCGGCCGCTCCTCCGGAGCTCATGGCCCGCGGTTCGAACGCTCGACTCGGCCTGTCCGCACAATATTCCTTGACGGGAATATACCCCGTAAGGAATATACGTCCTCGTGATTGAGACCTTCACGGCGCTCGCCGACCCGAACCGCTTTCGCATCGTGGAATACCTGCTGGGGGGCGCGCGCTCGGTGGGTGCCATCGGAGAAGCGCTGAACCTGAACCAGCCGCAAGTGTCGAAGCACCTGCGCGTGCTGAAGGAGGCCCGGCTGGTGGATGTGGAGGCGCGCGCCCAGCAGCGTCTCTACGGCCTTCGGCCCGAGCCACTGCGCGAGCTGAACGCGTGGTTGGAGCGCTACCGCGACATCTGGGACGAGCGGCTGGGACAGCTCGACTCGCTCATCGAAGAACTCAAGACGCAGGACATGGAAGCAGCGCAGCGACATGCTCGAAAGAAGAAGGGATGAAGTGATGAGCCTTACGTCAGTGGAGTTGGAGTCGGACCGCACCATCGTCATTTCTCGCAAGTTCAATGCGCCCGCGCGCATCGTGTTCGACGCGTGGACTCGCGCGGACCTGGTGAAGCGCTGGTGGGCGCCGAAAGCCCACTGTGTCACCATGGTGAGCTGCGAGGCGGACGTGCGCGTTGGCGGCGGCTACCGCTATGTGCTGCGCAATCCGGACGGCAGTGAAGTGGCCTTCTCCGGCCAGTACGCTGAAATCACTCCGCCCTCGCGGCTCGTGTACACGCAGGTCTTCGAACCGATGGCGGACGCGGGTTCGGTCACCGTCACCGTCACCTTCGACGAGCGCGACG contains these protein-coding regions:
- a CDS encoding SDR family NAD(P)-dependent oxidoreductase is translated as MGTFTHRTALVTGAASGIGLATARHLAAEGATRLILVDLAQEALEAVTLPCAVDRAVGDVRDEAFWEALAPRLAGLDHAVVNAGVAGAATIVDHGFDEWRRILSINLDGAFLTLRAAMRAMRGRGGSIVATASAAGVKPEPGVAAYGASKAALIHLVKVAAKEGAADRIRVNAIAPAGVETPVWDAVPMFAERVAQVGRDAAFAELAALATPLGRYARPEEVARQIGFLLSDDCALMTGTTLLSDGGYTL
- a CDS encoding SRPBCC family protein; translation: MSLTSVELESDRTIVISRKFNAPARIVFDAWTRADLVKRWWAPKAHCVTMVSCEADVRVGGGYRYVLRNPDGSEVAFSGQYAEITPPSRLVYTQVFEPMADAGSVTVTVTFDERDGKTHMVSRELYPSKEVREAVLASGMEHGLRETMEQLEALVSSPGLD
- a CDS encoding ArsR/SmtB family transcription factor, translating into MIETFTALADPNRFRIVEYLLGGARSVGAIGEALNLNQPQVSKHLRVLKEARLVDVEARAQQRLYGLRPEPLRELNAWLERYRDIWDERLGQLDSLIEELKTQDMEAAQRHARKKKG
- a CDS encoding polysaccharide deacetylase family protein encodes the protein MRARLNARAGTCLLAMVLGVWSGGAWAGAPGARTVVTLAFDDGLEEQRQVLDMLSASGLKATFFIISGRVGQTGYLNLDDLRRLAAAGHDIGGHTLQHSELAVLSPENQRQEICEDRLRLLSWGFSPTSLAFPFGSNDAVVNQTAAACGYNAARDVRGLVDTCGSCPTAETIPPLDPYEIRTPATVTRDDGLEQLQAWVTSTEAAGGGWVVVVFHFVEPDCTKHTYCVKPDVLREFMGWLSQRAPMGTEVRTMQDILGGAARPAVHPVSLPPTATLKNPSLEDDANADGVPDCWQLGPTHGGAVRAERSAEAHSGAWSYRLERVEASGGAASLQVLRDDGTCAPAVTPGGGSRVSVWYRSSTPLHLEAAVKGTDGTWKVWNRGPSLPPAEAWTEASWELPIALPADAFELSVGVALEGVGWALVDDFGLADATAPAARLVLDAPTGGEDFVVGQDVEVRWSTLGEVRTLDVAYSTEASASWVPVATSVENTGHLIWRVPDVPSHEALLRVASTEDGTVSGTSAPFRILAGAPQPGIVETPPGEQPPGEQPPEEDLGDGQVNGASGGCGGCEGGGTGQLFLAVVGGLFALSRSRARRRQRKE